The following DNA comes from Pomacea canaliculata isolate SZHN2017 linkage group LG10, ASM307304v1, whole genome shotgun sequence.
aatgtgAAAGTTGTCTCGGGCTTTTACAGGTTGTACTAAAATATAATGTGTACAAATTAGCATGAacaatgtgtatgtgcattAAGAATCTGCAGATTTTTATGCATCAAGCATATCCACAAGTCAAGTTCTAGAAAAACTGAAgctcctgatttttttttcagttttagagTTCAATAATCTGCTCTCAtcacttgtttttttaactaCTAAACTCATGGATGTGCCTATGCTTGAATATACAGACAATAAGCACGAAACATTGCCTTTAAGTACCGTCTTTATCCTTGGAGAAAGGCGTGAGAATAACCATAGTTACATGGTTCTTAGCATAACTTATTTCAAGAGCATTTATCAAAATAACTCACGATAACCTAGTTTTTGTGGTGGAACTTTTAATATCATGGGTTTGTTATTGAATGATTGTACAACCTCCCATACCTCAATATGCTTTGTATTGCCTGACTTTTGATATtgctttaataattttaattcttcctGATTTGCTTTGTGCCTAAAATTGCTGCAGTTTATAAATTACTATATTGTAGtcaatttttgaaatatttttgtgatcgTACAATTAAAAGATAAGcaattttttccccttgtatGCAGATGGGCAAAACAATGGAAGCATGATGCTTTTATCATTTACATGCATGGTATGGTATTATAGGCATACACAGAATACTATTTTTACACACATGCTCATGCAAtggcctttgtttcatttgtacAAGTTTGAGGATAAGTTATTTGTAAAGATCTTGTTCAACAACCTGTAATGTTTCTAGTTACTTGTTTTTaccttaatttaaaattattacatttatgatcaagaaaaaaattctattattTATCATGTTCACAATATAAATGTTGACCATTACTTTGtctattataattttaaaaggcaTAATactacattttattgttattttcttggaCATGATGATATATCTGTTGTATCAGAGTGATTAACAATCcaagaaattaataaatgaaatcaCTCTTCTTCACAAACTGTAATACCTGAAAATGACTATTATTAACAAAACTTCAGTCTAACATGGCATACCTTTTGAAATTTTGATGTGAAGAAAGGTATGCAAAATTTCTgttggaggaagaaaaaaaaggacatcaaCCATATTATGACATTTAGTTTTATTCAGGATTTTCTTACAGaataattacataataaatgtaaacatgttaggaatacattttactgttttctctATGGCCAATAACAAAAAGTATGGTGATGCAAGCTAACACTAAAATTTGGGGGTGATACACCCTGAAATAGCAAAAAGAGGAGCTGAATTCAGCTTCCCTCTTACATGGGCAAACATTTCATTTACTTTGGCAAAGTTATGTAAAGGGCACTAGAAACTAATAGCTTTTGGTGAGCATTTGGAAGTTGGAACATGCTGAGTCCAAACTTGTCTGTCAATACATTGGGACTTGGGGTACTTTGGATAGTTGTTGCTTTGAAATTTTGCCCAGTTAAGGACATTTATGTAGACCTTGCCTGCAAATATGCTcatcaaattacaaaaaaatattgatcACATGATCCACATTCataaacaacatacacacattcatctACTTTTCATGTATGCAGGCAACATTTTCTCGCCATTGCTTATCATTTCTGTTGCTTCATCTTCTTTATCAAATTCATCTGTTCCATGTTTCCCTTTCGtttcctctgaaaaaaaaaacccagataaaATTTACAGACCAATTAAACATTTGTGTGTGAACGTGCTTACATGCATACACTCATGCTAAACTGTTGACAAACTTCTCCAATGGTGCAAATCTCAAGACACTGATAAAATACAAGCAGACATGTAGTCCAGGTATTTATTGCAGCCAACCTAACTGCATCCTACAAGATCATTCTCCAAGCATTAAAACTACATATTTACTAATGCTTGCATTTTGATCATATGCATcagtatttaaacatttttttttataaaagttaaTTCTGCATATCAGCTATCTGTATTAACCCCCATCTCATGAAAACCTCACCTGTGGTGTTCCAACAACATCAATGTCACTATTCCGTCTGCGTCCTGACAAAGAACTGTCCTCAATGATTTCATCACCAATGGTGCCAAGGTTAGGTATAATGCCAGGAGAGTCAGGGGCTGACAGTAAACTTTCATCATCAAAGGCAGGTGTTGCAGGTGTGGAAAGGGACAGAGTCAGGGAAGGGACTTGTGGAGTAGATATAGACCCCAGTCCCACTTGCTCTGTAGTGGGTGTTAGCAGTGGTGTGGATGCTGCTGTTGATGAGCTCTGAAATAATAAACTCACTTTACAGACTTGGTCAAGTGTCACAACAGTTTTCTGCAGGTTATCTTTTATCAAAATTGGATGCTGTGACAAAAAATGCTGCAAATGCATGAATATGTTTAAGCGTATTGATATGGTCCAAATCAAGATGACAAAATGAGATAGTATCTATTCCATGCATGCGTGTGCAATATCATATTCCTGTATACGagaaacataaaacaataattttatgcAATTCTTAAATCTCACCTTGGCAGGATTAAGTGTATCATAACGAAGTCGAAGCATCTGTAGCTCATATTCACAAGAAGCTAGGGCTAGTTTCAACTCGTACAACAAAACAATGTCTTGTCGGAGTTCATTGAAATGCTGCACCATCTCTTCAGTCGGCATTGGGTTGAACTCTGCATGAAAAAGTCTCAGGTAAAATATCagacaataaatgcaaaagatTGTCTGCATCGATCATCCTGAATATTTAAGGAAAGTCATATTCTCCATTCACTTATGCTAGTGTTATCTAAGAAATGCATGTTTATACATGGTCTTCCTCCAGCACCAAAGCCAAGCTAAAAGTGCTTTAAATATATGTGAAGGCACACGAGCACATCTTTGCAGAGTGGCATCTAAATAACCTCCATACATGAACAtgaacaaacaagcagacatacaacacatacatgtatattgaTGGTGGTAAAGAAACTGTGGTAGCCATAGAAAACTGAGCTGACAGAAACAAAGTAAACTGTGAAAAGGGGAAGTCATTGTGAAGAATACAAGAGACTTTGACAACTTTTTTGGAAGTCCTAGTGGCAGACATGCTGTACTTCATGCCCTTTCTTCCTCTGATGTACTCACCTATGCCAAGTTCTTCCAAGACTTGTTCgattgctttcattttcttttgtccaATAGAAGCAGGAAGTTTCATCTAATAAAAAGTCAAGTATaacgaataaatgaataatgaagAAAGCAACAGCAAAGCAAACACCCAAGTCAGAAATACCCATTGTCTTTCTCTGTCCCTATATCTCTGATGAATAAAAGCTTATTCTCAAGCATTCTTAATTGGCAGACAAGTTGTTCAAGGTCTACATAATTTGATAAAGCTACTCTAAAGAAAAAGATCACCATGAATGCAGACAAAGTTGAAAATGCACATCTTGCTCTTTCTAAGagcatgcacatgtacacaagtgtacatgcacacacacatatgcatgaataaatacataaatttaatgattttgaCAATCACCCTTTGGCTCCGAAGAGAGACTCCAGATTGTTTAAAATCTGGAAACTTAATGCCGCCAGGTTCTGGTGTTGCCTGTAAAGAGATTTAGTTTGCATTACTTACTCTGCTGTCATTGAAATACTACTGACACTACAACTCTCTGAATTGAATTTATAAAGTACTTTACTAAAACGATGTGGCGTGACATCGTCACTTTTGTCTTTTGCAGCCATTTTAAGCTTGTTATCACAGAATTTAGTCTAAGCTGTTTTTGCAGCAGTTACTTACAACATTTTTCTGAACCTCTTTCCCTTCTACAAGACATAAACATTATGAAattcatttattgtctttttccaAAAATGACTAGAGCTATTTCTGTTACAGCTGTAACCTCCATAACAAGTGTAcacaacaaatgcagcaattaaTAAATACCGATAAACAAGCACTGAAAACATTTCCTAATAAGGTTCTTGGTTCAAGAGACTTTGTAATAAGTAATAAGGCTTATCTATTATACTTTTCAGAATAAATTCTCTAAAACCTTAATTAACAGAAACAGGATTTCGCAGtatgtcatattttttatgcagattttgttcaaaatgttttatctttttctttaacataaGCATATCCAGACCCTATGTGTCTATATTTCATCAATACATACTCCTCCATCCCGAAACTTCATCTGAGGAGGGAATTTCTTCTTTGTAGCTTTCCGCTCAGGTTTGCGGGGATCCATATTGCTGTCAGCTGCAGTGATAAGTTTCTGAAGGTCCTGAGTTTTCTTCTCACGTTCTTTTTTACGAAGCTCTATCTTCTTCAGTTCACCAATAAGATAATCTTCCTCTTCACACTAGGAAAGCCAAGACAATAAGGCATGACCATGAAGTTAGACAACAGgtacacaaagtaaaattaCTTTATCAGGAGACACCCTCAATAACAGCAAACGATCAATCAGCCTGTCATTAACTGAAAACAATTaacttatataaaaaaaatgataagcaGTAAAACTGGCTGCTGTACATAGTGTTTAATTCCTGAACTCCTGACTAGAAAATAGCTTctgattttacaaaatataacacTATAGCAACTACCTAGCATGACAGCGATTATAATCATTATCGAACCCTGATAAGATAAACCATGTCATCTTGCCTGTTGATTTTTGagtaataaattaaatatatgaACGACATGCTTTGTCATACTACAGACATACCACATGAGCAAGTATTTAACTGTTTGAGCAAGTACTGTTTTAAGTTATCTCTTCTCCACATCTTTTTAACACAATCTTGTTGTCAATCAGAACACATGCTATATTGGTAAATGCCAAGTAAATCATATTAAATTTAGAGTGCACATTTCTTATAAATATCTAGGGTTGAGGATAAAATGAAATTTGCTTGAGCTGTATTTCCTATGAAGCAAAGTTGTCTCCCATGACTAGCTGGAACATTCATACATGCTTGATAAGATCCAAAACAATTCTTCCATTATGACCTGTTTGCCCATGTTTTCAGATATTTAGATACAGAAAATGCATGCCTAATCCTAACTGTTAAATTATACTTGTAGAGACACAAAGGCTTGAGCATCTTGCACGTCAACTACCTGTTCTTGGGTTCTCTCAAAGAGCTTTGTCAACTGTGTTTTCCGACGCCTCTCGTGCTCAGCATCAAATGCTTTGATTTTTGGTTCCGTTCCCTGAGGAGCCCGCACctgttaaaagaagaaaaggaaataaaattataaaaaattaattgttggTGGAAAAAATACAGGagctaaaatgtttttaaaatctcttaACTTTCCAAGCTAAACAAATTTccccacaaacatcacaaatttTACAACTAATCATACCTTGGTCAAAGTGTTGCAGACATTGTAATATCTCTCTTTTAGATCCTCAACACTGCGCTGTCGAAAACGCTGTCGGTCCCACCGATCGTGCACTACAATAAAGCGTACATCGAAACGTTTACAGAGATCAAAGAGATGGTCAGTCTCCTGTCGTGTCCATCCTTCGTCATGCAGATGCTGTTGATACTCAAGATCTGAGTAGGCAGGAATGTCCACAACCTTTAGGTGACAGACAAGCAAAAGTTATGGTCCATCACAAATTGAATCAATATGGAAAGACAAAGCGTGTCACAaacctactttaaaaaaaaaaattcaatcagCTAGGAACAGGGCAGGTAGATGCTGAGTGATTTGTGTGGGAGTGCTTAGGTGTGAtgaccactttttttttatgtaatagTGTCACTGAGAGGCTACACTAAGTTAGGGCTGATGTCAGGAGTGActtttactgtttctttgtattttgttctcGAATAGTCTTCCCCTTGAACAGGTAAGGGTAACTGATGGCTTTCCTTGTGttaagtcctgaccagacttgtgCATCTTCTACTCATAGAAACCCTGCTGGGGCATGTCTGAATCAGTTTTGTTTCAGAGTCAATGAGTCTTTGAGCCTATgaatattttagtcttttttgaGAGTGAGTTGCATATATGGATTATTGTCCTCTTCATATGATGTAAATAGCTGAATGTAAAGTATTAATTGGGGAAACGTAACAGGTAGCATGGTAAGGACAATTTTTTCTGtccaggtttttctttttaattctatttcttCATACATTGGTGCACTGGATCATACTGGACTTTGAGAAGCACACTAACCGGAAGAAAGATGGTTGTGTCTATGTTCTTTTATATTAGTGCTTGAAACCTGATGGAGGGAACTTCAATGAGGACATTCTTTGAAAGAGACTATAATATGGACTTTTTATaaggaaaaatgttattttattgcatATCTGTAAAGTAATTCCTCACtttgtttgttgaaaaatgtgggatattaaatttcttaaattcagatttttgatggtgttttcatctttttgaaAGCAACGTATGGTGTGCGGGTGACAAGGTGTCAGTCAAAACATCAAAACTAATAATATGATGTGAAGGTGGTTTCCTGGTTGGAACAAACTCTGGAGATTTCCACAAGACAATACCAACACTTACATGCTATAGAGAAGATGTTTTGCTATTTCTCACtgttttctaatttgtttttattttataatttatcagAGCACACTTCCCAATTTATTATTGTCCAACTGTAGAGTGAAATGTTAAGTGAGAAATTTATCAGGTATGGGTACAACATTCAGAAATCTATAGATTTAAAAATGTTGCCAAGAGAATAAGGCAAAAGACTTCATCTGCAAAATGGCTTTTCATGTGATTTCTTACCTTGTTAAAACGTGCAAATGGATAGTCTTTTCCTTCATCAGCCACTTTTCTCCAGTGATAGAAAACTGCCCCAtcctaaacaaaaataatgataaatgtgaAATGATTATTTTAGATTAATTTCATGGAAAGGCAGTTATCAGACTGGCTCTACAAACAGTTGTGGACAGATGAATTCTACACTGAAGTGCTGTGTAGAAAAAGTCCTGCAAAGGACACAATAAACATGCTTCACCTTGCGTGCTGGGTTTGTGAAAGGCATCCATTTCCAAGGCCTAACACGACTGCTACCTATTTTAGCTTTCATCTGCTTGTAACCTTGATTGGAGTCTGATGGAAATATTGGTGGTGGGTCTCTGGcatgtaaagaaacaaaactcaatgGTACAGTATGCATCATATCACTGTTTACAAACTAAGACTTCATCAACAGTTAAATGATCATTAAAGAACtgttaacaaatgttttaatgttctGGTTTTACAAGTgatatcaaaataatttatgctGGCATAAAAAGAATACAATAATTAGTGCTTTATTATAGAACTTTCACCAGCTATTGGCAGTCTGAAACAGAATTTGCATGAAAATGCCTTTTGATTGTACTTTACATGATAGATCTactttttcatcataaaaatatacttattatTTTGATCATAAAGATATACTTATTAtcttcaacataaaaatatacttattatCTGTCCAAAGCAGTCCCCAAAGCTCCCTGTGCATGCCCTCTGGCCTTTTGAATGTGACATGCTCTGgctttttaacctttttctgtAACAGTAAGGCATGAAAACTTTTCCTAAAAGTCAATATATAGTTTGCAATGATTTACAAATGACACTATTCTGCTCCTAAgagtaataaatatttaataaacagATTTACAAGTGTAATATATTTATGGACCTTTTTGattaactaaaatatttgttatgttgGCATAGCGATGTCTGCTTGACCTTTGTCAATTAATAGCATAAGCCTACTGGAAATTACAGATTTAATATTGCcattaaaatattcctttttgaaattaacaaaaattagttGCATACTTTTAGAACTGGAGAAAATGAAACTGAAGCCACATTTTAtggcaattttattttaaatcccaTACCTTTTTACCATCATTCATTAATGATTCCTTAGTGACAAACTCATGGGTTGTGCCACTGTCTAGTTCCAAAATGTCACGAACGTCAGAAGAAGTCATCTTGTCAGCTTCAAGTTCTGtgcaataaaatatgtttatatgttattcaaaataaaatgctttgcaaattttgctaaaggaataaaaaCTGCTCAGTTTTGCACCTTTTGTGTGACTGATAAATCGAAGGAATACACACTGCCACTTTATTGAT
Coding sequences within:
- the LOC112573071 gene encoding DNA methyltransferase 1-associated protein 1-like isoform X2 produces the protein MTSSDVRDILELDSGTTHEFVTKESLMNDGKKKKVKKPEHVTFKRPEGMHRELWGLLWTDNKDPPPIFPSDSNQGYKQMKAKIGSSRVRPWKWMPFTNPARKDGAVFYHWRKVADEGKDYPFARFNKVVDIPAYSDLEYQQHLHDEGWTRQETDHLFDLCKRFDVRFIVVHDRWDRQRFRQRSVEDLKERYYNVCNTLTKVRAPQGTEPKIKAFDAEHERRRKTQLTKLFERTQEQCEEEDYLIGELKKIELRKKEREKKTQDLQKLITAADSNMDPRKPERKATKKKFPPQMKFRDGGATPEPGGIKFPDFKQSGVSLRSQRMKLPASIGQKKMKAIEQVLEELGIEFNPMPTEEMVQHFNELRQDIVLLYELKLALASCEYELQMLRLRYDTLNPAKSSSTAASTPLLTPTTEQVGLGSISTPQVPSLTLSLSTPATPAFDDESLLSAPDSPGIIPNLGTIGDEIIEDSSLSGRRRNSDIDVVGTPQRKRKGNMEQMNLIKKMKQQK
- the LOC112573071 gene encoding DNA methyltransferase 1-associated protein 1-like isoform X1, with the translated sequence MTSSDVRDILELDSGTTHEFVTKESLMNDGKKKKVKKPEHVTFKRPEGMHRELWGLLWTDNARDPPPIFPSDSNQGYKQMKAKIGSSRVRPWKWMPFTNPARKDGAVFYHWRKVADEGKDYPFARFNKVVDIPAYSDLEYQQHLHDEGWTRQETDHLFDLCKRFDVRFIVVHDRWDRQRFRQRSVEDLKERYYNVCNTLTKVRAPQGTEPKIKAFDAEHERRRKTQLTKLFERTQEQCEEEDYLIGELKKIELRKKEREKKTQDLQKLITAADSNMDPRKPERKATKKKFPPQMKFRDGGATPEPGGIKFPDFKQSGVSLRSQRMKLPASIGQKKMKAIEQVLEELGIEFNPMPTEEMVQHFNELRQDIVLLYELKLALASCEYELQMLRLRYDTLNPAKSSSTAASTPLLTPTTEQVGLGSISTPQVPSLTLSLSTPATPAFDDESLLSAPDSPGIIPNLGTIGDEIIEDSSLSGRRRNSDIDVVGTPQRKRKGNMEQMNLIKKMKQQK